In Bdellovibrionales bacterium, the following proteins share a genomic window:
- a CDS encoding 6-phosphogluconolactonase, protein MEIIVGKGLQDWVERADRWCLRAYTLDECRSFYLPAGNTPVPLYRSWEKLQPSFLGDCNFLQIDEILTGQKRGIFSRFFQTELPSLSNAVVPPNSEFIQADAAVLGLGKNGHLGFHEPGLPDPVYLACVSLDQITCVNLGLEHDSWGLTYGLGAFLRCRRVLLMVRGEEKREILEAILRDENSTPAAQLLRLHPQVTVLCDDQARPRN, encoded by the coding sequence ATGGAAATAATTGTCGGCAAGGGATTGCAAGATTGGGTCGAGCGAGCAGATCGCTGGTGTCTGAGAGCCTATACTTTAGATGAGTGTCGTTCGTTTTACCTTCCAGCAGGAAATACGCCTGTGCCCCTTTATCGCAGTTGGGAAAAATTGCAGCCGTCATTTCTTGGTGATTGCAATTTCTTGCAGATTGACGAGATTCTTACTGGGCAGAAGAGAGGTATATTCAGTCGCTTCTTTCAGACTGAACTTCCAAGCTTGAGCAATGCAGTTGTCCCTCCGAATAGTGAATTTATTCAGGCAGATGCGGCAGTTTTGGGATTGGGGAAGAACGGTCATCTGGGCTTTCATGAGCCTGGATTGCCAGATCCGGTTTACCTGGCTTGCGTGTCATTGGATCAGATCACTTGCGTGAACTTGGGTCTTGAACATGACTCTTGGGGGCTCACCTATGGTCTAGGAGCATTTCTTCGATGCAGAAGAGTACTTCTGATGGTCCGAGGCGAGGAAAAAAGGGAGATTTTAGAAGCAATTCTCAGAGATGAAAATTCAACTCCCGCAGCTCAATTGCTTCGACTGCATCCCCAGGTGACGGTTCTTTGTGATGACCAAGCACGCCCAAGAAACTGA
- a CDS encoding PIG-L family deacetylase, with product MKRKKSDLIITAHPDDETLFFSGLIQSRPRQRPWEVICVTDGNADGMGRRRHRQFLRACKELGVANAHWWKYPDLYEKRLDVVSLIQKLKQVLTPHRVFTHNILGEYGHPHHQDVSLAVHRAFFSKVPVFSSAYNAFPSLRIHLTEESYQKKARILSTIYASETRRFAHLLPATSSEGFVQVDLKEVEALYSFFCFGKKPNLSDLNVFRWYWSYMKDGSLGQMQRPF from the coding sequence ATGAAAAGAAAAAAATCAGATCTTATCATTACAGCTCATCCCGATGACGAAACTCTATTTTTTTCGGGCCTCATCCAAAGTCGCCCTCGCCAAAGGCCCTGGGAAGTGATCTGCGTGACGGATGGCAATGCCGACGGAATGGGTCGCCGCCGTCATCGCCAATTTTTAAGAGCCTGCAAGGAACTGGGTGTTGCAAATGCCCATTGGTGGAAATATCCAGATCTCTATGAAAAGCGACTGGATGTTGTAAGTCTGATCCAAAAACTCAAGCAGGTTTTAACTCCCCACAGAGTTTTTACCCACAATATATTGGGTGAGTACGGACATCCTCACCATCAAGACGTCTCTCTTGCTGTTCACCGAGCATTTTTTTCGAAGGTCCCTGTATTCAGTTCCGCCTACAATGCGTTCCCCTCCTTGCGAATTCATCTCACCGAAGAATCCTACCAGAAAAAAGCTCGAATTCTTTCGACGATCTACGCATCTGAAACTCGCCGATTTGCCCACCTCCTGCCAGCGACAAGCTCAGAGGGATTCGTCCAAGTTGATCTCAAAGAAGTTGAAGCTCTCTACTCCTTTTTTTGTTTCGGAAAGAAACCCAATCTTTCTGATTTAAATGTCTTCAGGTGGTATTGGTCCTACATGAAGGACGGATCTCTGGGACAAATGCAACGCCCCTTTTAA
- a CDS encoding aminotransferase class V-fold PLP-dependent enzyme — MSPIWEMERAQFPAAQNQTYLLTAAAGPLSQAAWKAYQRHYSQLLEYGDIHWLKTLEEIEETRREIVPFIDAHNESEIAFTSNTSLAMNLLAMTFKELLLRQKKPLSVLTCKEEFPSTTLAWIHHGFQVNQVSAADLEKTLTLSPPSITLTSAVQYSTGFRQNLDVLGDLCRRSHSYFVVNATQSLGAFPMRTVHSGITALAASCHKWMCCGFGLSLMFLDEKLHQEACWPLAGWLGVKKPMNMDNFHVDLAQTARAFELGVPPIATIAALRTQIGELNRIGSESISQRVLELSEYLVEEIQDKLPSVEILSKRALKGEANTVNSGIVLLRVPNTEKLLHYLGENNIHVSFRQGGLRIATHFFNNRSDIDRLIAFMDRFQALNPGV; from the coding sequence ATGTCCCCAATTTGGGAAATGGAGCGGGCTCAATTTCCCGCTGCGCAGAATCAAACTTATCTGCTGACTGCCGCCGCAGGACCCTTGTCACAAGCTGCGTGGAAGGCTTATCAGAGGCATTATTCTCAGCTACTCGAATATGGCGATATTCATTGGCTCAAAACACTGGAAGAAATCGAGGAGACTCGAAGGGAAATTGTTCCCTTTATCGATGCTCACAACGAATCTGAGATTGCCTTTACGAGCAATACAAGTCTTGCAATGAATTTACTGGCCATGACCTTTAAAGAACTTCTCCTGAGGCAAAAAAAACCGCTGTCAGTTCTCACCTGCAAAGAAGAGTTTCCTTCGACGACACTGGCTTGGATACATCACGGATTTCAGGTCAATCAGGTATCTGCTGCAGATCTAGAAAAGACCTTAACCTTGTCTCCCCCTTCGATCACCTTGACGAGCGCGGTTCAATACAGCACCGGCTTTCGACAGAACTTGGATGTTTTGGGTGATCTCTGCCGTCGTTCTCATTCCTATTTCGTTGTGAATGCCACTCAATCGCTCGGGGCCTTTCCCATGCGAACCGTGCATTCAGGCATCACCGCACTTGCCGCCAGTTGCCATAAATGGATGTGTTGCGGCTTTGGGCTCTCTCTGATGTTTCTGGATGAAAAACTACATCAAGAAGCCTGCTGGCCCCTGGCCGGATGGCTCGGAGTCAAAAAACCAATGAACATGGATAATTTTCACGTTGATCTTGCACAGACCGCCCGCGCCTTTGAACTGGGAGTTCCTCCCATTGCGACCATTGCGGCTCTTCGCACCCAAATTGGAGAACTGAACCGCATTGGGTCAGAATCCATTAGCCAGAGAGTTCTTGAACTCTCTGAATATCTCGTGGAAGAAATTCAAGACAAGTTGCCCTCCGTTGAAATCCTGAGTAAAAGGGCTCTTAAAGGCGAAGCGAACACAGTTAACAGCGGGATTGTTCTTTTGAGAGTTCCAAATACGGAGAAACTCCTCCACTACTTGGGAGAGAACAATATTCATGTGAGTTTTCGTCAAGGTGGCCTGAGGATTGCCACGCATTTTTTTAATAATCGCTCTGACATCGATCGCCTAATTGCTTTTATGGATCGTTTTCAAGCGCTCAATCCAGGAGTCTAA
- a CDS encoding branched-chain amino acid aminotransferase, which produces MNLQIDPSIHSLISKTQLPTEWGFGKFFCPFMIKGSFQEGSWQSLELQPYKDLSLDPAAMVFHYGQTIFEGLKAYRGTNGLNLFRPSDHAHRFNRSAERLAIPPFPVESFLESVVHFSSLANPLIPEGDNFNLYLRPFMIASQVGLGVRPANSYLFLLIGSPSSNYFSAPGGVKVMIERQYRRAASPGGTGSVKTAGNYASSLLSDRKIKAQGFHQSLWLDSTSGKYIEEMTGMNFFAVIDNCVVTPPLNDSILAGITRDSIIYLAGELGLRVEERPIPINELTSHIRSGLCSECFISGTAAGITAVELLGEADGAVYPLKAPDGPVTTLLRQNLTDLQRARRPAPPGWIVSV; this is translated from the coding sequence TTGAACCTTCAGATAGATCCATCGATTCACAGCCTAATTTCGAAAACTCAGTTGCCTACCGAGTGGGGATTCGGAAAGTTCTTCTGTCCTTTTATGATCAAGGGGTCCTTTCAAGAAGGCTCTTGGCAATCTCTTGAGCTGCAGCCATACAAAGATCTCTCTCTCGATCCTGCTGCAATGGTGTTTCATTATGGTCAGACAATTTTCGAGGGACTCAAAGCTTATAGAGGGACCAATGGTCTCAATCTGTTTCGCCCATCGGACCATGCCCATAGATTCAATCGCTCTGCAGAGCGACTAGCAATACCTCCTTTCCCCGTCGAAAGCTTTCTAGAATCAGTCGTTCATTTTTCGAGCCTCGCGAACCCGCTTATTCCAGAGGGGGATAATTTCAATCTCTACCTACGTCCTTTCATGATCGCATCACAGGTTGGTCTCGGAGTCAGACCAGCTAACTCCTATCTTTTTCTTCTGATAGGTTCTCCATCGAGCAATTATTTCTCAGCCCCAGGGGGGGTGAAAGTTATGATTGAAAGGCAGTATCGACGAGCTGCCTCTCCCGGAGGAACTGGATCTGTGAAAACGGCCGGCAATTATGCTTCTAGTCTACTAAGTGACCGCAAAATCAAAGCACAGGGTTTTCACCAGTCGCTCTGGCTGGATTCAACCAGCGGAAAATACATTGAAGAAATGACGGGAATGAACTTTTTTGCAGTCATTGATAACTGTGTTGTTACTCCTCCTCTTAATGATTCGATATTGGCTGGAATTACTCGAGATTCAATCATCTATTTAGCAGGCGAGCTAGGCCTTCGAGTTGAAGAAAGGCCCATCCCTATCAATGAGCTGACCTCGCATATTAGATCAGGCCTGTGCTCTGAGTGCTTTATTTCTGGAACTGCTGCTGGCATTACTGCAGTGGAGCTCCTAGGAGAAGCTGATGGAGCAGTTTATCCGCTCAAAGCTCCTGACGGTCCCGTCACAACATTATTGAGGCAGAATCTCACAGACCTACAAAGAGCTCGTCGACCAGCCCCACCGGGCTGGATCGTTTCAGTATGA
- the lspA gene encoding signal peptidase II → MKARRNSSARMGKIKFRKWTVTSLIVVFLICFDQVMKEVAIFYLRGQPLQSFFGDIFRLQYAENKGAFLSLGSNLSGPSRFWILGVIVLVFLSLYAYQLLKGSPSKLVVFGISFVMGGGVSNLLDRFFRAEGSVIDFMNMGLGNLRTGIFNVADMAIVVGVTLLFYDSWRVKRQEKKA, encoded by the coding sequence ATGAAAGCACGTAGGAATTCTTCAGCTAGAATGGGAAAAATCAAGTTTAGAAAATGGACAGTGACTTCTCTGATTGTCGTATTTTTGATTTGTTTTGATCAAGTTATGAAAGAAGTGGCGATTTTCTATCTTCGGGGTCAGCCACTGCAATCCTTTTTTGGGGATATTTTTCGACTTCAATATGCTGAAAATAAGGGAGCTTTTTTGAGCTTGGGATCGAATTTATCAGGGCCATCTCGATTTTGGATTTTAGGGGTTATTGTTCTCGTTTTTTTAAGTCTCTATGCCTATCAATTGCTGAAGGGTTCACCCTCGAAGCTTGTGGTTTTTGGGATTTCTTTTGTTATGGGAGGGGGAGTGAGCAATTTGTTGGATCGTTTCTTTCGCGCAGAGGGTTCAGTTATTGATTTTATGAATATGGGTCTCGGTAATTTGAGAACGGGAATCTTTAATGTTGCAGATATGGCCATCGTTGTCGGAGTCACTCTTCTTTTTTACGACTCCTGGCGAGTCAAACGACAAGAGAAAAAAGCCTGA